CAAAAAAACAGATGCCGCAAAGCTCCTTCGTCTATCCTTCCGTTCCCTAAGACACAGGCTTCAAAAATACGGAATAAAATGATTTTTATAATATCCTTTCGGGATGCGTATAGACATTAAACCTCCTGCCTCTCAGAAAACCTACTGTGGTCAGAGCATTTTTTTCTGCTATAGAGATGGCAAGGTCAGTTGGGGCAGTTTTACTTACTACGATTGGGATGCCCCACCTCGAACACTTAGAGAGTATCTCCGATGTAAGTCTTCCACTTGTAAGCATTATCTTTCCCTTAAACCCTATATCTTCGATGAGGCAATAACCAATAACCTTGTCCACTGCGTTATGCCGCCCAATGTCTTCTGCCATGCAAAGAATCTCTTCGGTGTCTGCAAGTGCCGCACTATGAACGCATCCTGTAAGTTTGTAAAGTTCAGATAGTGTCTGGAACTTGCTATAAAGCTCCCTTAGTTTTTCAGCGCTGATTGTCAATGGGTCAGAGGTGGGCAATGCCTTTTCCCTTTCAGGAAATACCACTCCGCCTGCACAACCCGAT
This genomic interval from Nitrospirota bacterium contains the following:
- the fdhD gene encoding formate dehydrogenase accessory sulfurtransferase FdhD, which codes for MDKTVKKTLLRIINSTSKEVIDTIAVEKRLRILVNGKEVLSLYCTPIMLKELVVGILSTEDIIRGQWCAEGIALYYGEEVKADVTAEGTVDVSGGVKTSGCAGGVVFPEREKALPTSDPLTISAEKLRELYSKFQTLSELYKLTGCVHSAALADTEEILCMAEDIGRHNAVDKVIGYCLIEDIGFKGKIMLTSGRLTSEILSKCSRWGIPIVVSKTAPTDLAISIAEKNALTTVGFLRGRRFNVYTHPERIL